CGCGACAGGGTGCTGGTGTACGCCTCCGGCGTGCCAGCCACCAGGGCAGCGCGCGGCGGCGAGGACCACACGCGCATGCTCGCGGCGGCCCAGCGCGCCGTCGACCGCGGCTTCCGCGGGCTGAAGATGGCCATCGGCCTCGACCCCGAGGCGGACGTCGCCTCGGTGGCGGCGGTGCGCGAGCTGGTGGGCCCGGACGTGCGGGTCTTCGTGGACGCCGCCGGCAACTACGATGTCGGCACCGCGGTGCGGGTGGGCCGCGAGCTGGAGGCGCTGCGGGTGGGCTTCCTCGAGGCGCCGCTGCCGCCGGAGGACGTCGAGGGCTACGCGCAGGTCGCTCACGCGTTGGCCCTGCCGGTGGCGAACGACCTCATCTACAGCCGCTACCAGGTGCTGCGCTTCCTGCGCGCCGGCGCCCTCGACCTCGTCCAGCCCGACGTCTGCCGCGCCGGCGGCATCACCGAGCTCAAGCGCATCGCCGTGCTCACCGACGCCTTCGGGGTCGCGTTCACCCCGCACGTGAGCATCGGCTCGGCCATCCACTTCGTGGCCAGCGCCCACTGCGCCGCCGCCGCGCCCAACCTCCACATGATGGAGTACTGGTTCGGCGAGAACCCGCTCGGCGACGCGATCCTCGTGGAGCCCGCGCTGGGCCTCGTCGACGGGCACCTGCCCGTCCCGCAGGGACCGGGGCTCGGCATCGAGGTCGACGAGGAGAAGGTCAGGTCGCTGGCGGTGGCGCCGTGAGCGCCGCGGCCGAGACGCGGGTGGGCGCGCCGTGAGCCCCGCTCCCATCGCGCCCCGGGGAGCGCCGTGAGCGCCTACGCGGTCGTCGACTCGGGGACCACTACGACGCGCTTGCGCGTGTGGCGGGACGGCCGCGTGGCGTGGAGCGGCAGCCGCCAGGCCGGCGCGCGCGACACGGCGATCGACGGGCACACCGGCAAGGTGGTGGCCGCCCTCCGCTCGCTCCTGGACGAGTGCGGCACCGCGCCGGCGGCCATCGTCTGCTCGGGCA
The Trueperaceae bacterium genome window above contains:
- a CDS encoding mandelate racemase/muconate lactonizing enzyme family protein → MRIVDVEAIAISAPSPAGAYWGKASWGAADAASSVPDPLAHWNQTRVPHPARMRPSYAAGIDTCLVRIESDDGLVGWGEAKAPVAPRVAQAIVHDLLRELLIGADPRNVEVIWETMYASMRLRGHEGGFLLEAMSGVDIALWDIIGKATGEPVHRLLGGAYRDRVLVYASGVPATRAARGGEDHTRMLAAAQRAVDRGFRGLKMAIGLDPEADVASVAAVRELVGPDVRVFVDAAGNYDVGTAVRVGRELEALRVGFLEAPLPPEDVEGYAQVAHALALPVANDLIYSRYQVLRFLRAGALDLVQPDVCRAGGITELKRIAVLTDAFGVAFTPHVSIGSAIHFVASAHCAAAAPNLHMMEYWFGENPLGDAILVEPALGLVDGHLPVPQGPGLGIEVDEEKVRSLAVAP